In Acanthochromis polyacanthus isolate Apoly-LR-REF ecotype Palm Island chromosome 15, KAUST_Apoly_ChrSc, whole genome shotgun sequence, a single genomic region encodes these proteins:
- the klhdc3 gene encoding kelch domain-containing protein 3: protein MLRWSVHLEGGPRRVNHAAVAVGHKVYSFGGYCSGEDYETLRQIDVHVFNTVSLRWMKLPPVRTGGHERVREVPYMRYGHTAVLLDDTIYLWGGRNDTEGACNVLYAFDVNTHRWFTPKISGTVPGARDGHSACVLGKAMYIFGGYEQLADCFSNDIHKLDTTTMVWSLINARGTPARWRDFHSATIIGTKMFVFGGRADRFGPFHSNNEIYCNKIKVFDTETNCWLSTPSTQPLPEGRRSHSAFSYNGELYIFGGYNARLDRHFNDLWKFNPEAFSWKKVEPKGKGPCPRRRQCCCMVGDRIILFGGTSPCPEQGMGDEFNLMDHSDLYILDFSPNLKTLCKIAVIQYSLEQSGLPHDIRWELAAMTTNSNISRPIFSSHG, encoded by the exons ATGTTGCGCTGGTCGGTGCACCTAGAAGGAGGGCCGCGGAGAGTCAACCATGCTGCTGTGGCGGTGGGGCACAAGGTGTACTCCTTTGGAGGCTACTGCTCCGGGGAGGACTACGAGACCCTCCGTCAGATTGATGTGCACGTCTTCAACACAG tgtCACTGCGCTGGATGAAGTTGCCTCCAGTGAGGACGGGAGGACATGAACGTGTCCGTGAAGTGCCATATATGCGTTATGGCCATACAGCTGTGCTGTTGGATGATACTATCTACCTCTGGGGTGGGCGTAACGACACAGAGGGGGCCTGCAATGTGCTTTATGCCTTTGATGTCA ATACCCACAGATGGTTCACACCCAAGATTTCGGGGACTGTTCCAGGGGCAAGGGATGGTCACTCAGCCTGTGTCCTGGGGAAGGCAATGTATATATTTGGAGGATATGAACAGCTG GCTGACTGCTTCTCCAATGACATCCACAAGCTGGATACCACCACCATGGTTTGGTCATTAATTAATGCCAGA GGTACTCCGGCACGCTGGAGAGACTTCCACTCGGCCACCATCATTGggacaaaaatgtttgtgtttggaggGCGGGCAGACCGTTTTGGTCCCTTCCATTCTAACAACGAGATCTACTGCAACAAGATCAAAGTGTTTGACACAGAGACCAACTGCTGGCTGAGCACCCCTTCAACACAGCCATTGCCAGAGGGACGCCGGAGTCACTCAGCCT TTTCATATAATGGAGAGCTGTACATATTTGGAGGATACAATGCCCGTCTGGACCGACACTTCAACGACCTCTGGAAATTCAATCCAG AAGCCTTCTCCTGGAAGAAAGTAGAGCCAAAGGGGAAGGGTCCATGTCCACGGAGGCGACAGTGCTGTTGTATGGTTGGGGATCGAATCATCCTCTTTGGAGGAACCAG CCCCTGCCCAGAGCAAGGAATGGGAGATGAATTTAACCTCATGGATCATTCAGACCTGTATATCTTAGACTTCA gcCCTAATTTGAAGACGTTATGCAAAATAGCTGTTATTCAGTACAGTCTGGAGCAGTCAGGACTTCCACATGATATCAG GTGGGAACTGGCAGCCATGACGACCAACAGCAACATCAGCAGGCCCATCTTCTCGTCACACGGCTGA
- the npas4l gene encoding neuronal PAS domain-containing protein 4-like — MWRRGVWFEPIKGGMECDSHHPDSRGGGISVKMTIWCNSCKCYVSSPCSSHHLPEDHRRSVCGRFRSTKGASKARRDHINHEIRNMRALLPITQEDQERLSYLHSMAAICTYIRKSVLLQGLSAGDRSRCSLPYEAFLQALHGFILVATAQGRLVYVSENVDEYLGLSVVDVLQGDTLYDMVERSDVDIVRSHLDFENNSSSERSFICCMQTSKAFKVQHGSCCSMHIRGSFQFFHQPCPSSPAASPTTEPLFVALCTPTANRLRSTDSHFCQSFSSTHRLDMSFSQLSDSVFYFLGYSADELAGRSWYSLVHPEDLSLSADSHKSLMQADEGFQVEMVLRLQRTDLSWTWIYIRANKDSECQSISCTNFIISETEAEFLQKKINSDAFRPSSLPHSYHFTQQAPHTQNKNTKCLKRQRTSNSQSEEPGARMRMESERDMYYVMCGSSQGSSSPAPLGDSPAFFTPPYSPASSSSSLPQDELSHDLLMDVHERTDQLLSSPESSPSYYSYPEAGLTCHQSPSDSLPAAAEQTFDQAAFGVLSAHSPLTASSPTHDFQACPSDARLVPDCLSVSDMCESPVDCALHPDDFSLLEQPQGGSLVQLHHVPHRELPMLSSLLAPTQSAISTESNQYNEMEQAEISILAQQISSLASSFDMHHTLNPLTNVAQAAATSTLPSAYDWSQNACLPSVSLSKLVLDDGVFDSILKDFNMVTRKSSVSSPGIICYSYQQGFACGRSGSRESEQQPLGLIAENPLPAEHFSTGSITLDPFSLQMGHHGQNTGLHQLNHYMQRSLQQDGLAEENLY, encoded by the exons ATGTGGAGGAGAGGTGTTTGGTTTGAGCCTATAAAAGGAGGGATGGAGTGTGACTCTCATCATCCAGACTCCAGAG gTGGCGGCATCAGCGTTAAAATGACCATTTGGTGCAACTCCTGCAAATGTTATGTCAGCTCTCCGTGCTCTTCTCACCATCTGCCCGAGGATCACCGCCGCTCGGTCTGCGGGAGGTTCAG ATCCACCAAAGGAGCATCCAAAGCTCGGCGAGACCACATCAATCACGAGATCAGGAATATGCGAGCTCTGCTGCCCATCACCCAGGAGGACCAGGAGCGCCTCTCCTATCTCCACTCCATGGCCGCCATCTGCACCTACATCAGGAAGTCTGTTCTCTTGCAGG GGCTCTCGGCTGGGGACAGATCACGCTGCTCTCTGCCATATGAGGCCTTTCTTCAAGCCCTGCACGGCTTCATCCTGGTCGCCACCGCACAGGGCAGGCTGGTCTACGTGTCGGAAAATGTAGATGAATACCTCGGCCTTTCAGTG GTGGATGTGCTGCAAGGAGACACGCTGTATGACATGGTGGAGCGCTCTGATGTCGATATTGTTAGGTCACACCTGGACTTTGAAAACAACTCATCATCAG AGAGGAGCTTTATATGTTGTATGCAAACCTCCAAGGCCTTTAAGGTGCAGCACGGCAGCTGCTGCTCCATGCACATCAGAGGGAGCTTCCAGTTCTTCCATCAGCCCTGCCCGTCCTCACCTGCAGCCTCTCCCACCACCGAGCCTCTGTTCGTGGCCCTCTGCACCCCCACAGCGAACCGCCTGAGGAGCACCGACTCTCACTTCTGTCAAAGCTTCAGCAGCACCCACAGACTGGATATGAGCTTTTCTCAGCTGTCAGACAG CGTTTTCTATTTTTTGGGGTATTCAGCGGATGAATTGGCCGGACGGTCGTGGTACAGCCTGGTCCATCCTGAAGATCTGTCGCTGAGTGCAGATTCTCATAAAAGTTTGA TGCAGGCAGATGAAGGCTTCCAGGTAGAGATGGTGCTGAGACTCCAGCGCACAGATCTGTCATGGACCTGGATCTACATTCGAGCTAACAAGGACTCAGAGTGTCAGAGCATCAGCTGCACCAACTTCATCATCAG TGAAACAGAGGCCgaatttcttcaaaaaaaaatcaacagcgATGCCTTCAGGCCGTCATCTCTGCCACATTCCTACCATTTTACTCAGCAGGCGCCCCACActcagaacaaaaacacaaaatgtttaaaaaggcAGAGGACGTCTAACAGCCAAAGTGAGGAGCCGGGTGCCAGAATGAGGATGGAGTCTGAGCGAGACATGTACTATGTAATGTGTGGCTCCTCCCAAGGCAGTAGCTCACCTGCTCCCTTGGGTGACAGCCCTGCTTTCTTCACACCTCCCTACAGCCcagcctcctccagctcctcgcTGCCGCAGGACGAGCTCAGCCATGACCTCCTGATGGATGTGCATGAACGCACAGATCAGCTGCTGTCCTCCCCTGAGAGCTCTCCCTCATATTACTCCTACCCAGAGGCAGGGCTCACCTGTCACCAATCACCCTCCGACTCCCTCCCTGCAGCCGCTGAACAAACCTTTGACCAGGCGGCCTTCGGTGTGCTCAGTGCCCACTCTCCGCTCACCGCCTCATCTCCGACCCATGATTTCCAAGCTTGTCCATCTGATGCTCGATTAGTTCCAGACTGCCTGTCTGTGTCCGACATGTGTGAGAGCCCTGTGGACTGTGCTCTGCATCCAGACGATTTCAGCCTCCTTGAGCAGCCACAAGGGGGCAGCCTCGTCCAACTGCATCACGTTCCTCACCGTGAGTTGCCCATGCTTTCCAGTCTTCTTGCTCCCACCCAATCTGCCATATCCACAGAGTCTAACCAGTACAACGAGATGGAACAGGCAGAGATCAGCATTCTGGCTCAGCAGATCTCCTCCCTGGCCAGCAGCTTTGACATGCACCACACCCTGAATCCCCTCACAAATGTGGCCCAAGCTGCAGCCACCAGCACCCTGCCCTCAGCCTATGACTGGTCCCAAAACGCTTGTCTTCCCTCAGTCTCTCTGTCTAAGCTGGTGCTTGATGACGGTGTGTTTGACAGCATCCTGAAAGACTTCAACATGGTCACAAGGAAAAGCAGCGTGTCCAGCCCTGGCATCATTTGCTACAGCTACCAGCAGGGCTTTGCGTGTGGTCGGAGTGGGTCCCGTGAGTCAGAGCAGCAGCCTCTTGGCCTCATCGCAGAGAATCCGCTGCCTGCAGAGCACTTCTCCACAGGCAGCATCACCTTGGATCCCTTCAGTTTGCAGATGGGACACCACGGCCAAAACACTGGGTTGCATCAACTCAACCACTACATGCAGAGGAGTCTTCAGCAAG ATGGACTTGCTGAAGAGAATCTGTACTGA